GCCCAAAGTATGGGTCAAAAGTTAAAACTATATAAAAGTTTAACTCAAGTTGGTCCATTTATAAGCAAAATGAGTTTGAACTTGCAGGATTTGGTAACCCGTTTCTAGTGTGTTGTGGTCACGGTGGAAAGTACAACTTCAACAATGCAATGAGGTGCGGGAGCACGAAAATTGTGAACGGTACGGAAATCATGATTGCGAAGTCTTGTGAAGACCCGTCATCACGGATCATTTGGGACGGGATTCACTTTACTGAGGTGGCTAACAGATGGATTTATAGTCAGATTGCTGACGGGGCATACTCTGATCCACCTGTTCCATTAAATATGGCTTGCCATAGAAAGGATGATTTACGTCGATTTTATTTGTGAGTCCATTGATTAAGCCACAAAACTAAAAACTCTGGAACCAAATAAGCTAACAATATCGGGCAGTATGGTTTCGTTTTGGTGTATGTTTGCAGTTTCGGTTAAGTTCGGTTCGGTTCTAATAATTTCAATTGTGGTTTCATGTGAAATCTAGAGTGTATCAACATTGTGTTAGTATGCTAAGGCTGGGAAGAACCAGTTCATGATTTATACCAAAATATATCTTATACATCATTAAATATTCtgttttgagtaaattacaaaaattgtcctttatgtatgtcacttattgcaaattgtgtcctttgtctttaataattacagaaaacgtacttgatgtttgtaaacccttgcaagttatgtcctttagccctaactcagttaatttttgtggttaaatatgaccaaatggaccccacatgagggtatttttgtggttaaatctgaccaaatggaccccatatgagagtaaaatgaccaaaataccctcatgtggggtccatttggtcagatttaaccaccaaaaattaactgagttaggggtaaaggacataacttgcaagggtttgtaaacatcgagtatgttttctataattattgaagataaatgacacagtttgcaataagtgacatacataaaggacgatttttgtaatttgcTCATTATGTTTTGAGAGAGAAAAATATCTAATACCTTTTAATTTCCACATTATATTCATAAATAAAGAGCATTAAGATTCAAATTTCCACTTAAGCACAGGTAATAAGTTGTTAATTAGTTAAAAACATGGCACTTGTGAGCTCGTGCGTCACAACGAACAAGGGAATAACAAAGGCCATGGACCGCCCAAGCAATGAGGCGTATGTAGCTTCATTGTTCGTCACCACACAATTGTGACGTGACGTCCATAGCCCTACATTGCGGATGCTCTAAGATATGTATGCCTTCAAAGTTCACCAACTCGTTTTAAGGAGTAGTACCAGAACAAACGACCTCAAAAGTGACCAGATATTCAAAGTTAAATACAAGATTACCAGTAACCGGACTTATTGGTCCTCGATAAGAAAAGCTACAGAAGCAACTATCACGAATTCACAATGATAAAAAAAATAGAGAGCTCTTAGACTACAACACCCAAGAGCAAAAATGGATAAAGTACTAATTGTAACGCAATCTAAAACTCTTAATGCACAATTGTACAAGTCAGTCAATACACAATCCCTTATCCGGGTGACCGGGTTATTGGAAAGATTTAAGGTCAAGTATCATGACTGTAATATCATCTAAACTACCTCTCTTTACAGCAAGGTTCACAAGCTCCTTGCAAGCACCCACAAGCCCATCAGCTGTCAAGCCATGGTCCTGGTTCTGATCACTGGTCTTAACCACTCGTCTAGCCATGTGTTGTGGTTCATCATTTTCGCTATTTTCTCTGTGTTTCATTCGTTTGACCCTATAAACTTTTTTCACTTTTGGAGATAGGTTTGTCATGCATCGCGTCACAACATCAATAGCTTCTTGATTTCCAACCTAAGAACACATTTGAGGTCAAACATATTTGAAATTTGGCATGGACTggcataattggacaaaccacaaggacgaaaatggcagttaactcggATTAAAATTATCACTTAGGCACTCTAGCAATAGAAACCAAACATGTTTGACCGCAGGTCAAACCATGACAAAGCATATACAATTAAAGTATCAAACAATGCAATCGTTAGCTTACCTCGTCCCACAATCCATCAGAAGCCAAGATTAGATACTCTAAATCATCTGTCAACGGTAAAATCTTGGTCTCGGGTTCACCCAAAACCCAATCTTTCAAATGAGCATCACCTATGCTTCTTGACACAGCTAGTACACCATGAACCCTCCAAGTCCCGCGATGAAGCTCTACATATCCGCCCTGAATCACACACAATTATTGGTTAACTTGCTAGAGACGGGTTCATGTTGAAACGAATCAATTTTTTAATGCGGGTTGCAGCGGACGAGTTTAGGATTGGTTGACCCAGTAACACCTTTTAACATTTTACAAATAACTAATGCCTCCAATATGATTACAATATACAGTATTATTACTATACTatactgtactgtactgtactgtatTGTACTATACTTTACTATACTATACTGTACTATACTGTACTATACtgtactatactatactatactatagaATGTGGACAACTTATAACTCGGTTGATACGTTCATTGTTTAGCTATTTTTTATTCAAACCGTTTGGATAAAACACGGCTCACTTTCAACCCGTAGCTGAAAATGACACCTCTAGTGATATTCACAAACTTGATTATACCTTATCTTGTATCCGTTTACGTTCATCATCATGTGATGCTTTGTGATCCATAGTTAAAGACTCCGCCTTTCCTTTTTTGGATATAACCGCTCTGCAATCGCCTAAATTCGAGACGAAAAGCTCCTTTTCCTTAATAAGAGCAGTGACACAGCAAGCACCACTTTCTAATCCCTGCAAGTCATCAccacaaaaatcatattttgtaCTATTAACATTCAAGGTCAACCATTTGACTTCACATATTCACCATTGATTCATTGATGTGAATTTAGTTTATAAAAAAAGTGAATTATGATTAGCATTAGTCACTGTCGTTATTGTAGACATCTAGGGGCGTTTACAGTTCGCTTTGACCCGTTTTAATGAAATTTTTGGCCCAAACCGCTAATTATGGTTTTTGAACATTTCCACCAGGgggtcagtggcgaagcttgagatttctgaccggggggtcggaagtcaccgaacCTAAAATTATAccttaaaaattataaaaccggggggtcgaaaacgtatatatcttaaaaattctatacgaaacgtacatacataacactactgagcgaaaagttcggggggtcgggcgcccctcccggccccttcaaagctACGCCCATGcagggggtcggaagtcaccggacaTAAAAGTATAtacctaatttttttttataaaactggggggtcgaaaacttatatacctaaaaaattctatacgaaacgtacatacgtaacactactgagcgaaaagatCAGGGGGTCGGGCACCCCTCCCGACCCCTTCATAACTTCGCCCCTGCAGTTCGGTACGTTACCTGTAAAATACCGATTTTTAGCTTCAAGTACCggttttcggtaccggtacctatTTTTGGCGATTTTGGGTACCAGTACCACACTCATCCCTAATGTGAAACCGAAGCATGACCCAAACCATATACAATTCAAACCAGCCAAACCGGCCAACTTGTTTCGGTTGATTTCAACGGTTCATTGAACATCCCTACTTGCCTACTTGGAACTAAAAGATTGAAACCCTTGGAATGTGACTTTGTCAATGGGATAGATAGTAAGACCAAGTCTAGACCTTGAAAAGGTAAA
This genomic stretch from Helianthus annuus cultivar XRQ/B chromosome 8, HanXRQr2.0-SUNRISE, whole genome shotgun sequence harbors:
- the LOC110871657 gene encoding probable protein phosphatase 2C 14, translated to MPPCTLRFSDTNNGEPLSILTPSSKKRKRPPMIEIPNILQVTESAAAKFTSKSFVTKSDGVVSSSGFGVGVCSVKGRKSFMEDAHTIVSSSNCEKGFFGVYDGHGGSKAAEYVSKNLHSNVLEMLEKCSENATTEEVVKAAFMKTDDEFLKQGLESGACCVTALIKEKELFVSNLGDCRAVISKKGKAESLTMDHKASHDDERKRIQDKGGYVELHRGTWRVHGVLAVSRSIGDAHLKDWVLGEPETKILPLTDDLEYLILASDGLWDEVGNQEAIDVVTRCMTNLSPKVKKVYRVKRMKHRENSENDEPQHMARRVVKTSDQNQDHGLTADGLVGACKELVNLAVKRGSLDDITVMILDLKSFQ